Sequence from the Kribbella aluminosa genome:
CGCGGCACCTGACGAAGCCGGACACCCACGTCTACGTTCTCGCGATGGAGGGCGAGCTGTTCGAGCTCGACCTCACGACGTACGAGTGCACGCAGCTCTTCGACCTGAACGACGAGCTCGGCACCGACGGCGAGATGAAGGTCCACTACAAGGACTGCTACACGTCGTTCGGCCGGCTCGTCGTCTGCTCGAACGAGTACTCCGAGCCCGAGTGGTCGGGCGTCCGTTCGCGGGGACGACTTGCCGAGTACGACGGCACCTCGTGGAAGGTGCTGCGGGAGGACCCGTACACCGCGATCGGCGGGCGGCACGAGTTCGGTGGGACGATCTTCGCGACCGGGTGGGACCGGGCGTCGGCGATCCTCGAGGTGTTCACCGAGTCCGACCAGCAGTGGACGCGGTACCGGTTGCCGAAAGCGTCGCACTGCTTCGACCACAAGTGGCAGACCGAGTGGCCGCGGATCCGTGAGGTCGAGCACGAGCGGCTGCTGATGGACCACCACGGCATGTTCTACGAGCTGTCCCCGTGGGCGTACGGCGGCAGGATCTGGGGCGTGCGCCCGATCTCCACGCACCTGTGGGTGCTCGGCGACTTCTGCTCGTGGCGCGGAATGCTCGTCGCCGGTGCGGACAACGCCTCACCGAGCCACGGACTGAACCCGACGACCGCGGAACCGCAGTCCGGGTTGTGGTTCGGGAAGACCGACGACCTGTGGAGTTTCGGCAAGCCGGCCGGCTGGGGCGGGCCGTGGTGGGAAACACCGGTTTCCGCGGGCGTTCCGTCCGATCCGTACCTGATGACCGGCTTCGACGGGAAGTGCCTGCACCTGGAGAACTTCTCGGCCACCGCGATGACGTTCACGGTCGAGATCGACTTCCACGGGCACGGCCGGTTCGGCGCGGTGGAGACGGTGACGGTCGAGCCAGGACAGGTGCGTTCACACGTTTTCCCACCGGGTTTCAGTGCGCACTGGGTGCGGGTGGTCAGCGACACCGACGGTGTGGCGAGTGCGCAGTTCGTCTATACGTGACGATAACGGGATGGCAGACATGGAGAGAGCCGGTAGTCCGAGTCCGTTGCAGCTGGTCAAGCGGGCGCTGCCCGAGCTGAACGGGGCGATGCAGCGAGTCGCCGAGCACATCCTGGCGAACCCGGACGAGGTCGCCCGCGGCTCGATCACCAAGCTGGCCGAAGCCGCACAGACCTCGGCCGCGACCGTGACCCGGCTGTCCACCCACCTCGGGTACGCCGGTTATCCTGCACTCCGGGCCGCGCTGGCGATGGAGGTCGGCCGCGGCCTGGAGGCCGGCTGGACCAGCGACATCGGGCTGGCGATCGGGCCGGCCGACCCGCCCGAGCAGGTGCTCAACGTCCTGGCGTCCACCCAGGCGAACGCGCTCCGGAACGCGCTCGCCGCGATCGACCTGGCCGCGGCGACCCGGGCCGCGGACGCGATCGCGGGCGCCCGCCGTACCCACATCTACGGGGAGTGGGGGGACGCGATCCCGGCGCGCGAGCTGTACATCCGGCTGCTCCGGATCGGCATCCCGGTGTGGTTCTTCGATGGCCCGAACTCGTCGCAGATCGGCGCCGGGCTGCTCGGCGAGGGGGATGTCGCGCTCACCGTGAGCCGCTCCGGGCTGGACCCGACCACGCTGGCGTTCGTCCAGCGGGCGAAGGCCGAGGGTGCGCTGACGGTCACGATCACCGGCGTCGTCGACTCGCCGATCGGGCGGGTCACGGACGTAGTCCTCGACACCGGGACGCTGAACGGCACCGCGTGGACCGAGTTCTTCGCCGGGCGGGCGAGCGACGTACTCACCGCCGGGCTGCTGTTCGTGCTGGTGGCGCAGCGCGTTCCGGACCACCTCACCGCCAACCACCCGAACGGCCCGGGGCAACCGGTCGTGCACCCGGACGCCGTCGTCCGGCCGGACATCTTCGTCCAACCAGACTCCTGAAAGGCTTGTGCATGCAGCAGCTCGAGGTCCAGTCCGACCTGACCGTCGTCGGCGGCGGGCTCGCCGGGATCTGCGCGGCGATCGGGGCCGCGCGCCAGGGCAGCACCGTGGCACTGGTCCAGAACCGGCCGGTGCTCGGCGGCAACTCGTCCAGCGAGGTGCGGGTGTGGGTGTGCGGCGCGACCGCGCACGGCACCCAGAGCTTCGCCCGCGAGACCGGCATCATGGGCGAGCTGTTCGTCGAGAACCAGTTCCGGAATCCGCTCGGAAACCCCTATTACTGGGATCTCGTGCTGCTGGAGGCGGTTCGGGCGGAACCGCGGATAACGCTGTACCTGAACACGGACGTGCGTTCCGTCGAGGCCGAGGACGACGAGATCCGGTCGGTGACCGGCTGGCAAATGGGGTCCGAGAAGGAGATCCGGTTCGTCAGCCCGGTGTTCGTGGACTGCTCCGGCGACGGCCTGGTCGGCGTACTGGCCGGGGCCGACTTCCGCACCGGGCGGGAGCCGCGGTCGCAGTACGACGAGTCCTGGGCGCCCGACGTACCGGACTCGAACACGCTCGGCAGCACGATTCTCTTCTACAGCAAGGACGCGGGGGAGCCGGTCCGGTTCGTGCCGCCGGCGTTCGCGCGGAACGTCACGGAAACCGCGATTCCGGACCGCCGGGTGATCCGGACCGACCTGAACGGCTGCGCGTTCTGGTGGATCGAGTGGGGCGGCGAGCTGGACGTCGTCGACGACAACGAGGCGATCCGCGACGAGCTGCAGGCCGTGGTCTACGGGATCTGGGACTACATCAAGAACAGCGGCAACTTCGACGCGGACAACCTGACCCTGGAATGGATCGGATCGGTGCCCGGAAAACGTGAGTACCGGCGTTTCCTCGGCGACCACGTGCTGACCCAGCACGACGTGCTCGAGCAGCGCGAGTTCGACGACCGGGTCGCGTTCGGCGGCTGGTCGATCGACCTGCACCCGCCCGGCGGCGTGTACGCGTCGGAGCACGGCTCGAAGCACTGGTTCTCCGACGGCGCGTACCACATCCCGTTGCGGTCCCTGTACTCACGGAACGTGCGGAACCTGTGGATGGCCGGGC
This genomic interval carries:
- a CDS encoding MurR/RpiR family transcriptional regulator translates to MADMERAGSPSPLQLVKRALPELNGAMQRVAEHILANPDEVARGSITKLAEAAQTSAATVTRLSTHLGYAGYPALRAALAMEVGRGLEAGWTSDIGLAIGPADPPEQVLNVLASTQANALRNALAAIDLAAATRAADAIAGARRTHIYGEWGDAIPARELYIRLLRIGIPVWFFDGPNSSQIGAGLLGEGDVALTVSRSGLDPTTLAFVQRAKAEGALTVTITGVVDSPIGRVTDVVLDTGTLNGTAWTEFFAGRASDVLTAGLLFVLVAQRVPDHLTANHPNGPGQPVVHPDAVVRPDIFVQPDS